A genome region from Cucumis sativus cultivar 9930 chromosome 4, Cucumber_9930_V3, whole genome shotgun sequence includes the following:
- the LOC101210219 gene encoding zeatin O-xylosyltransferase, producing MNSENHVMLSNKVVKNSNDLPIVVVMVPLPAQGHLNQLLHLSHLISTFHIPVHFLGTPTHNRQVQLRRVHDNNSHPLIQFHDFDIPPFPSPPPNPTASHRFPSHLIPSFIAAALHLQRPLAAFLRTLSSKVRRLVVIHDSLMSSALQDVNAIPNTESYCFHSVSAFTVAHSLERKELFVNDGYKDGEITTPTYQQYFPKELNVVSMEQCFPPEFLEFIGSQFRHLPKMGAGKIYNTCRVIEGEFLEVIQRIEPEFRHWALGPFNPLKISKNGGNNKQSSCSHSCMAWLDQQEPRSVIYISFGTTTAMTDEQIKEIAIGLARSDQKFIWVLRDADKGDVFDVNEIRKSNLPEGYSNLIGNQGLVIRDWAPQLEILSHWATGGFMTHCGWNSCMESITTGVPVIAWPMHSDQPRNTVLMTMVLCVGVALKEWQQELVIADAVEEVVRKLMASEEGAEVRRNAERLGNVVRQSLEEGGESRQEFEAFIAHITR from the exons ATGAATAGTGAAAACCATGTCATGCTGTCCAACAAAGTGGTTAAAAATTCAAACGACCTTCCTATAGTGGTTGTTATGGTTCCTTTACCTGCACAAGGTCACTTGAACCAACTACTCCACCTCTCCCACCTCATCTCCACCTTCCACATCCCAGTCCACTTCCTTGGCACTCCCACCCACAATCGCCAAGTCCAACTTCGTCGTGTTCATGACAACAATAGCCACCCATTAATTCAATTCCACGACTTTGATATCCCTCCATTTCCCTCTCCTCCTCCCAATCCTACTGCATCACATAGATTTCCTTCCCATCTCATCCCCTCATTCATTGCTGCTGCTCTCCATCTCCAACGCCCCCTCGCTGCCTTCCTACGCACTCTCTCATCTAAAGTGAGACGACTTGTCGTCATCCACGACTCACTAATGTCGTCTGCCCTACAAGATGTCAACGCCATTCCCAACACTGAATCCTATTGCTTTCACTCTGTATCCGCCTTCACCGTTGCTCATAGCTTGGAGCGTAAAGAGCTGTTTGTAAACGACGGATACAAAGATGGTGAAATAACAACACCCACTTACCAACAATATTTTCCTAAAGAACTGAATGTAGTATCGATGGAACAATGTTTTCCACCAGAATTTTTGGAGTTCATTGGATCTCAGTTTCGTCATCTCCCAAAAATGGGAGCTGGAAAAATTTATAACACTTGTAGAGTTATTGAAGGAGAGTTTTTAGAGGTGATTCAAAGGATTGAACCTGAGTTTCGTCATTGGGCTTTGGGTCCTTTCAACCCTCTCAAAATCTCCAAG AATGGGGGCAACAACAAACAGTCATCTTGTAGCCATAGCTGCATGGCATGGCTGGACCAACAAGAGCCAAGATCAGTGATCTACATCTCATTTGGGACAACTACAGCAATGACAGAcgaacaaataaaagaaatagcaATTGGGTTAGCAAGAAGTGATCAAAAATTCATTTGGGTCCTTCGAGATGCGGACAAGGGCGACGTGTTCGATGTCAATGAGATTCGAAAATCAAATCTGCCAGAGGGTTATAGCAACTTAATTGGCAATCAAGGGTTGGTAATAAGAGATTGGGCACCCCAATTAGAGATTCTGAGTCATTGGGCGACAGGAGGGTTCATGACGCATTGCGGTTGGAACTCATGCATGGAGAGCATAACGACGGGGGTCCCAGTAATTGCTTGGCCAATGCACTCTGATCAGCCGAGGAACACAGTGCTTATGACTATGGTCTTGTGTGTCGGGGTGGCACTCAAAGAGTGGCAACAAGAACTGGTGATAGCAGATGCTGTAGAGGAGGTGGTTAGGAAGTTGATGGCGTCGGAGGAAGGGGCGGAGGTGAGGAGGAATGCAGAGAGATTAGGGAATGTTGTGCGACAATCGCTGGAAGAAGGCGGTGAGTCTCGTCAGGAATTTGAGGCTTTTATAGCTCATATTACTAGATAG